GACCCTCGACGGCCAGATCCACGTCACCGGCGACGCCCGGGTACGGCTGCGCATGCAGTCCGAGCAGTTCATGTGGGACGCCTTCCGCGCCGACGAGCCCGACTCGCCCGCCCGCTCCCGCCGGCTGGCCCGGCTCGCCGACCGGCTCACCGGCCGTGACCTCACCGAGCGCTACGTCATCGGGCTGCGCGCCTGGGACGCCACCCTGCGCGGCGAACCCGCCCCGGTCGCCCTCCACCACGCCGAACGAGCCCTCGCCGGCGGCCTGGGCTGGGCCGAGGCCGACCGCGGTTTCGAGGTCCCGGTGCTGGTCGCGATGACTTTCATGTACGCCGACCGGCCGGGCCGCACGGAGGAGCTCTTCGCCACCGGCATCGCCGACTTCGAGACCCAGGGCTGGCACGGCGCCCATCTCTCCTTCGGCTACACGATCCTCGGCTACGTCCGCTTCCGCCGCGGCCGCCTCGCCGAGGCGGAGGACTTCGTCCGCGCCGGCCTCCGGCTCGCCGAACGCGTCGGGCCCGGGACCCCCGTCCACTGGTACGCGGTGGGCACGCTCGTCCAGGTCCTGCTGGCCCGCGGCCGGGTCGACGAGGCCACCCGCGCCGGCGAGCACTACGCGCTGCGCGCGCCCTTCCCGGCCGCCGTCACCTTCCCGGACGCCCAGACCGTGTACGGCGAACTCCTGCTCGCCCGCGGCCTCGCCAAGGAGGCGGCCGTCGAGCTCGCCTCCGCGGGCAGCCGGCTCGACGAACGCGGCATGCGCAACCCCTCCTGGTGTCCCTGGCAGCTCCACCTCGCCCGCGCCGAGAGCCATGCCGCCCCCGAGCGTGCCGTCGCCACGGCCCTCGACGCGGTGCAGCGGGCCCGTCAGTACGGCGCGTCCTCGGCGATCGGCCAGGCGCTGCGCGCGGCAGCGGAGGTCTCCCCGGTTCCGGACCGTGTCGGCCTGCTCGAAGAGTCGGTCGGCCACCTGGAGCGCTCCCCGGCCGCGTACGAACTGGCCCGCGCGCTGGTCGACCTCGGGACCGAACTGCGTCGCGCGGGACGCCCCAGGGAAGCCGCCGAGCACCTCTACCGAGGCCTTGACGCGGCCGTCCAGTGCGGTGCCGACGGGCTGGTCGGCGCGGCCCGTGAGGAGCTGGCGAACGCGGGACTGCGACCCCGCCGCCTGCACAGCACCGAGACGGACACCCTGACCGCCCGCGAGCGTGCCGCCGCCGCACTGACCGCGACGGATCGGACCCCGGCCCAGGTCGCGAAGGAACTGCGCATCGACGAGCAGGCCGTCGTCCGGCTGCTGTCGGCCGTCTACCGCAAGGTCGGAACGGACCGCACGGGGCTCGCCGCCGCCCTCCGGGAGCAGGCCACGTCCTGACGCGCACGGCGGGCGGGGGGACCGGCCGCGACCCGAGGCGGCGGCGTCCGGTGGGAGCTCCCGCGCGGCGCCGTGCGGTGCCGCCGGAAACCGCGGTCCGCCCGGCGACGGGAGGCGTCCCTCCCGGGTCCGAGCGGGCGGCGCCCACGGGACCCGGTGCGCCCCCCGGGCACGTACCATTGCGGCATGTCCTTCCTCCGCCGCCGCAGCGCCACGCCCGCCGGGCCCGACTTCGACGTTCTGGCCATGGACCCGGGCGACTGGCCGGGCAACCTCGGCGCGGGCCTGCTGCCCGCTCCCGACGGCAGCTGCCAGGGCGTCTTCCTGCGGTACGACCTCTTCGGCGGCCGCGGCCCCGCGATGATCATCGGCAACCTTCCGGAGGGCTCCCCGGCCCGCGACGTCGCCGAGGGCGAGGTCCCCTTTGAGGTGGCCCAGCTGTTGATCGCGCTGGAGAACGACGAGGAGGTCACCGTCACCGGCGCCGAGGACATGCCGGTGATGCAGGGCGACAACCTGCTCATCGTGCGCCGGCTGAAGCTCTCCGAGACGCGTATCTCCTGCGTCCAGTTCGACCGCAGCGACAACGTCCTGGTGACCATCGCGGCCTGGGACCGCCCGATCACCGACGACCTCTACGCGCTGCTCAAGCCGCTGCCCGCGGAGCTCTTCCAGCAGGGCTGAGGCCGAACACCCCCTCCGGCGTCACAGCTTGAGGGTGAACCACGTCGTCTTGCCCGCCTCCGTCGGCCGTACGCCCCAGTCGTCGGCGAGTGCGCGCACCAGGATCAGCCCCCGTCCCGACTCCTCGTCCTCCGTGGCCGCCCGGGGCCGCGGAAGGTGGGTGCTGTGGTCGCTGATCTCCACGGTCAGCTCCGTGGTGGTGCGGCACACGTGCAGGCCGATGGGCCCGTGCGCGTGCTGGACGGCGTTGGTGAGGATCTCCGACAGCAGCAGCCGGGCGTCGTCCGCGGTCGGCGCGCAGTCCCACGAGGTCAGTGCCTTGCTGAGGAAGGCGCGGCCCTCCGGCACGGACTCGGGCACGGGCGGCAGGTCGATGGCGGCCGTGGCCAGGGGCGCGTCGGGCAGCCGGGTGAGGAGCAGGGTCACGTCGTCGTTGTGCCCCTCCGCGTCCGGCAGCAGCGCCGCCAGCACCCGGTCCGCCGTCACCTCCAGATCGGGCGCGCCGGCGAACAGGTCCGCCAGGGTCGCGGTCAGCCGGCCGAGCTGGTCCTCGATGTCGGTGCCGGGCGTCTCGATGAGACCGTCGGTGTACAGGACGAGCGTGGCCCCCGGAGGTATCACCGCGGTGGCCTGCTCGTAGAGGACGTCACCGACGCCGAGGGGCGCGTTCACCGGGGCCTCCAGCTGGTGGGCGCCGCTGCCCGGCAAGGCCACCAGGGTCGGCAGATGGCCCGCCGAGCAGACCGTCACCTCTCCGGCGTCCGCCGAGATCACCACGTAGCAGCAGGTCACCAGCTGGTCGGGCACGTCAAGATCGCCGACGACCGTCTCCAGGGACTGCATCAGCTGCCGCGGCTGCATCCCCGTCTTGGCGAGCGCGTGCGCCGCAGACCGCAACTGCCCCATCACCGCGGCGGCCTCCAGGCCGCGGCCCATCACGTCGCCGATCAGCACACCGACCCGGCCGGCGCCCAGCGGGATCAGGTCGAACCAGTCGCCGCCCACCCCCGCCCCCTGCGTGGCGGGCCGGTAGCGGCTCGCGGTGGTCAGCCCCGGGATCGCGGGCGGCGTGCCCATGAGGCTGCGCTGGAGCGTCAGCGCGATGTGCCGCTGCTGCTCGTAGAGGAACGTCAGTTCCTCCTCCGCCTTCTTGCGGT
The window above is part of the Streptomyces sp. NBC_01428 genome. Proteins encoded here:
- a CDS encoding SpoIIE family protein phosphatase, with protein sequence MPAGAEERFRGLLEAAPDAMVIVDDTGTIRLVNAQTEALFGYRREELLGHPVELLVPGRFRAHHTLHRDGYAANRQVRPMGAELELHGLRKNGTEFPVEISLSPLETADGLLVSAAVRDVSDRKAAEERFRGLLEAAPDAMVIVDDTGTIRLVNAQTEALFGYRREELLGHPVELLVPGRFRAHHTLHRDGYAANRQVRPMGAELELHGLRKNGTEFPVEISLSPLETADGLLVSAAVRDVSDRKRAEARINELAGLVESSQDAILAKTLDGEITYWNAAAQRLYGYTRAEVMGRHVSLLATTERREEIDTLLDRLRRGEKVEHFETLRLTRSGDLLDVDITLWPTRAPDGSVVGACAIVRDISDRKKAEEELTFLYEQQRHIALTLQRSLMGTPPAIPGLTTASRYRPATQGAGVGGDWFDLIPLGAGRVGVLIGDVMGRGLEAAAVMGQLRSAAHALAKTGMQPRQLMQSLETVVGDLDVPDQLVTCCYVVISADAGEVTVCSAGHLPTLVALPGSGAHQLEAPVNAPLGVGDVLYEQATAVIPPGATLVLYTDGLIETPGTDIEDQLGRLTATLADLFAGAPDLEVTADRVLAALLPDAEGHNDDVTLLLTRLPDAPLATAAIDLPPVPESVPEGRAFLSKALTSWDCAPTADDARLLLSEILTNAVQHAHGPIGLHVCRTTTELTVEISDHSTHLPRPRAATEDEESGRGLILVRALADDWGVRPTEAGKTTWFTLKL